One part of the Sorangiineae bacterium MSr11954 genome encodes these proteins:
- a CDS encoding ATP-binding protein produces MVGHDTLRMAELGRTRDRAAPGDGDRAAVGEGIPSKGRDADPDRFGVAMLEGSRDECIVFILDHTEYKRSQREKEGLLEQLRVLNTQLEERVRARTAELSAMLKEREILLQEVHHRVKNNLQVISSLINIQLRKLEERASRSALEECQTRVQAIALIHEKLYQFQDYARVPFSEYAKSLAGNVLHAAGIAPANISLELAVEDLTIAVDRAIPCGLVLNELMTNALKHAFPDGRCGTIRVTLSRLGGGFLRLSVRDDGIGLPADTDFRRTGSLGLQLVSTLAEQLEGTVSVHNELGTTFELTFPAD; encoded by the coding sequence ATGGTCGGACATGACACCCTCCGAATGGCGGAGCTTGGACGAACGCGCGATCGGGCAGCTCCGGGCGACGGGGATCGCGCGGCCGTGGGAGAAGGAATACCTTCGAAAGGACGGGACGCGGATCCCGATCGTTTTGGCGTGGCGATGCTCGAGGGGAGCCGCGACGAGTGCATCGTCTTCATCTTGGATCACACGGAGTACAAGCGCTCCCAGCGGGAAAAAGAGGGGCTCCTCGAGCAGCTCCGCGTGCTCAACACCCAGCTGGAGGAGCGGGTGCGCGCCCGCACCGCCGAGTTGTCGGCCATGCTCAAAGAGCGGGAGATCCTCCTCCAGGAGGTGCACCATCGCGTCAAGAACAACCTCCAGGTCATATCGAGCCTCATCAACATTCAATTACGAAAGCTCGAAGAACGCGCGAGCCGCAGCGCGCTCGAAGAGTGCCAGACGCGCGTGCAGGCCATCGCCCTGATCCATGAGAAGCTCTACCAATTCCAAGATTATGCGCGCGTGCCATTCTCGGAGTACGCCAAGAGCCTCGCGGGCAATGTGCTCCACGCGGCCGGTATCGCGCCGGCCAATATCTCGTTGGAGCTCGCCGTCGAGGATCTGACGATCGCGGTGGATCGGGCGATCCCGTGCGGGCTGGTCCTGAACGAGCTGATGACGAACGCGCTCAAGCATGCGTTTCCGGACGGACGTTGCGGGACCATTCGGGTGACGCTTTCGCGGCTGGGGGGTGGCTTCCTCCGGCTCTCGGTGAGGGACGACGGGATCGGTTTGCCCGCCGATACCGATTTTCGAAGAACGGGCTCGCTCGGGCTGCAGCTCGTATCCACGCTCGCCGAACAGCTGGAGGGGACCGTCTCCGTGCACAATGAGCTCGGGACGACATTCGAGCTCACCTTTCCGGCGGATTGA